A window from Aquiluna borgnonia encodes these proteins:
- the coaE gene encoding dephospho-CoA kinase (Dephospho-CoA kinase (CoaE) performs the final step in coenzyme A biosynthesis.), translated as MLIALTGGIGSGKSTVARRWVELGATEIDADVLARDVVAPGTKGLALVVEAFGSKILSPDGSLNRAALAEIAFSSEGNRKKLESILHPLIQEAAQKIISTQSGPVVYTIPLFVESNSPLKFDAVVTISCPEQVRIDRLVRDRGMAWEQALARVKAQATDAQREAVSDHVIDSNCDLNELISRADRVFAELVA; from the coding sequence GTGCTAATAGCTCTCACCGGTGGTATCGGATCAGGTAAGTCAACCGTGGCCCGGCGCTGGGTGGAGCTCGGTGCCACCGAGATTGACGCGGACGTTTTGGCGAGGGATGTAGTCGCTCCAGGAACAAAAGGCTTGGCACTGGTGGTTGAGGCGTTTGGGTCTAAAATCCTGAGCCCTGATGGATCTCTAAATCGAGCCGCGCTAGCCGAAATTGCCTTCTCATCTGAGGGCAATCGAAAGAAATTGGAGAGTATTTTGCACCCGCTCATCCAAGAGGCCGCCCAGAAAATCATCTCAACCCAGTCAGGACCTGTGGTCTACACCATTCCACTTTTTGTTGAATCAAATTCTCCACTCAAGTTTGATGCGGTTGTGACTATCAGCTGTCCCGAGCAGGTTCGAATTGATCGCCTGGTTCGAGACCGGGGAATGGCCTGGGAGCAGGCGCTGGCGAGGGTGAAGGCTCAGGCAACGGATGCTCAGCGTGAAGCTGTTTCGGATCACGTTATTGACTCAAACTGTGACCTCAACGAACTGATCAGTCGGGCCGATCGCGTGTTCGCAGAACTGGTTGCCTGA
- the uvrB gene encoding excinuclease ABC subunit UvrB, with amino-acid sequence MDPQAKPFRVVSPYQPSGDQPKAIKELAERIRAGERDVVLLGATGTGKSATTAWLIEELQRPTLVIAHNKTLAAQLASELREMFPENAVEYFVSYYDYYQPEAYVPQTDTFIEKDSTINEEVERLRYSATMSLLSRRDVIVVATVSCIYGLGAPKEYLAQSLPLQVGQRIDRDELIRALVQIQYQRNDIEFTRGNFRVKGDTVEVIAVYDEEATRIEFFGDEIEKIYRIHPLTGEILMERDSVAIYPASYYVAPAERMGQAIEAIEEELEVRYREFEQQGKLLEAQRIKMRTTFDLEMIRELGFCSGIENYSRHIDVRAVGEPPACLLDYFPEDFLTVVDESHVTIPQIGAMFNGDSSRKRTLVEHGFRLPSALDNRPLRFEEFLERTGQTLYLSATPSKYELEKSDGVVEQIIRPTGLVDPQIVVKPAKGQIDDLLEEIKLRTEKDERVLVTTLTKRLAEEVTDYFTEMGVRVRYLHSDVDTLRRVELLRELRQGIFDVLVGINLLREGLDLPEVSLVAILDADKEGFLRSTTSLIQTIGRAARNVNGEVHMYADKITASMARAIDETNRRREKQVAYNTANGIDPQPLRKKIADITDQLMREELDTETLLEELKKEPKRKVGSVPMRGRTNIGSMGSKALLDTILELDVQMKAAAGALQFELAARIRDEISELKKELRQIEAAGHA; translated from the coding sequence ATGGATCCTCAGGCGAAACCTTTCAGAGTAGTAAGCCCATATCAACCCTCGGGTGATCAGCCAAAGGCAATAAAGGAACTCGCCGAGCGCATTCGGGCGGGCGAGCGAGACGTTGTTCTACTTGGGGCCACCGGTACTGGTAAATCAGCAACTACCGCTTGGCTAATAGAAGAACTCCAGCGACCAACCTTGGTTATTGCCCACAACAAAACCTTGGCGGCCCAGTTGGCCAGCGAACTGCGAGAGATGTTTCCGGAAAACGCAGTTGAGTATTTCGTGAGCTACTACGACTACTACCAGCCAGAGGCTTACGTCCCTCAAACCGACACCTTCATTGAGAAGGACTCGACCATCAACGAGGAGGTTGAGCGACTTCGCTACTCGGCAACCATGTCCCTGCTATCAAGACGAGACGTGATTGTGGTGGCGACCGTGTCCTGCATCTACGGCCTGGGGGCTCCAAAGGAGTACTTAGCGCAGTCCCTTCCACTTCAAGTTGGTCAGCGCATCGACCGGGATGAGTTGATTAGGGCGCTGGTTCAAATCCAGTACCAGCGAAATGACATTGAATTCACCCGAGGAAATTTCAGGGTAAAGGGCGACACGGTTGAAGTGATTGCCGTCTACGACGAGGAAGCCACTCGCATCGAATTCTTTGGGGATGAGATTGAAAAGATCTACCGAATCCATCCGCTGACCGGGGAAATCTTGATGGAGCGCGATTCGGTGGCCATCTACCCAGCCTCTTACTATGTCGCTCCCGCCGAGCGGATGGGGCAAGCCATTGAGGCAATCGAAGAGGAGCTCGAGGTTCGCTACCGAGAGTTTGAGCAGCAGGGCAAACTTCTAGAGGCTCAGCGCATCAAGATGCGAACAACTTTTGACCTCGAGATGATCAGGGAGCTCGGCTTTTGCTCCGGCATTGAAAACTACTCGCGACACATCGATGTCAGGGCCGTTGGAGAGCCGCCAGCCTGCCTGCTGGACTATTTCCCCGAGGACTTTCTCACCGTGGTGGATGAGTCTCACGTAACAATCCCGCAGATTGGGGCCATGTTCAACGGCGATTCTTCAAGAAAGCGCACCCTCGTTGAGCATGGCTTTCGTCTACCCTCAGCTTTGGATAACAGACCACTGCGATTCGAAGAGTTTTTAGAGCGGACCGGTCAAACCCTTTACCTCTCAGCGACACCAAGCAAGTATGAACTTGAGAAATCCGACGGAGTGGTGGAGCAGATCATTCGACCCACCGGTCTGGTCGATCCCCAAATCGTTGTGAAGCCAGCCAAGGGCCAGATTGATGACCTGCTGGAGGAGATCAAACTCCGCACCGAAAAAGACGAGCGAGTGCTCGTGACAACCCTAACCAAGCGTCTGGCTGAGGAGGTGACGGATTACTTCACCGAGATGGGAGTTCGGGTCAGGTATTTACACTCTGACGTTGACACGCTGCGAAGGGTCGAGCTGCTGCGTGAGCTGCGTCAGGGAATCTTCGACGTCCTAGTCGGCATCAATCTGCTTCGAGAGGGACTAGACCTACCTGAGGTATCGCTGGTTGCAATTTTAGATGCCGATAAAGAGGGCTTCCTGCGATCCACCACATCACTCATCCAAACCATTGGCCGCGCGGCAAGAAACGTGAACGGCGAAGTTCATATGTATGCCGACAAGATAACCGCTTCAATGGCTCGGGCCATCGACGAGACGAACCGCAGGCGCGAAAAACAGGTTGCCTACAACACTGCTAACGGCATTGATCCGCAGCCGCTTCGCAAAAAGATTGCTGACATCACCGACCAGCTGATGCGCGAGGAATTAGACACGGAAACCCTGCTCGAGGAGCTCAAAAAGGAGCCAAAACGCAAAGTTGGCAGCGTCCCGATGCGCGGTCGGACCAACATTGGATCCATGGGATCAAAGGCCCTTCTCGACACCATCCTGGAGCTTGATGTTCAGATGAAGGCTGCTGCTGGTGCTCTCCAATTTGAACTTGCGGCCAGAATTCGCGACGAGATTTCAGAGTTGAAAAAAGAGCTGCGTCAAATTGAAGCAGCCGGTCACGCATAG
- the uvrA gene encoding excinuclease ABC subunit UvrA translates to MSIQTPAGAKLSIKGARVHNLKNLNLEIPRDALIVFTGLSGSGKSSLAFDTIFAEGQRRYVESLSAYARQFLGQVDRPDVDFIEGLSPAVSIDQKSTNRNPRSTVGTITEIHDYLRLLWARIGVPHCHQCGEVISKQTPQAIVDQLLQLPEGTRFQLLSPIIQQKKGEFQDLFASLQSQGYARAVVDGETVILAEAKPLKKSFKHDISVVVDRLAIKSDIGSRLTDSVETALKLADGRVVVDFVDQGTQRTFSERLSCPNEHEIVLTEIEPRTFSFNAPFGACPDCSGLGTKMAVDSELVIGDPGASINEGVILPWSTQGKGLYSYFTRLLDGLTKDLDFSLDTPWEKLGEETQAAILHGNDFEVQVKWRSKYGREMRYTSGFEGVLPYVERRYLEADSDWARGKWSEFLREIPCPACEGARLRAEVLAVKVHGASIHDVAQMSLGNSYKFFEQLELSEREATIAAQVLREIRARLEFLLAVGLDYLSLERAAGSLSGGEAQRIRLATQIGAGLTGVLYVLDEPSIGLHQRDNLRLIETLVRLKNLGNTLIVVEHDEDTIKTADWLVDIGPGAGLNGGEVVHSGSYKDILKNNRSITGDYLAGRIKIETPQKRRKVDKTRKIKVVGARENNLRSVDVEFPLGVMTAVTGVSGSGKSSLVNDVLYEVLANKLNGAKGVAGKHTRIEGLEQLDKVVHVDQAPIGRTPRSNPATYTGVFDHVRKLFAETPEAKVRGYQQGRFSFNVKGGRCETCAGDGTIRIEMNFLPDVYVMCEDCKGARYNRETLQVRYKGKSIGDVLNMPISEAAEFFAPINSIARFLNTLVDVGLGYVTLGQSATTLSGGEAQRVKLATELQRRSTGKTIYVLDEPTTGLHFEDVRKLLLVLSGLVDKGNTVIVIEHNLDVIRCADWVIDMGPEGGSGGGLVIAEGTPEQIAKVPQSHTGKFLAELLG, encoded by the coding sequence GTGAGCATACAAACCCCAGCAGGCGCCAAATTGTCCATCAAGGGCGCCAGAGTTCACAACCTCAAGAACCTCAACCTTGAGATCCCAAGAGATGCCCTTATTGTTTTCACGGGACTATCTGGATCTGGGAAGTCCTCGCTTGCCTTCGACACGATTTTTGCGGAGGGTCAGCGCCGGTACGTTGAGTCACTCAGTGCCTATGCCAGGCAGTTTTTGGGGCAGGTTGACAGGCCTGACGTTGATTTCATCGAGGGTCTCAGCCCAGCTGTTTCCATCGACCAGAAGTCCACCAACCGAAACCCTCGCTCCACGGTTGGAACCATCACGGAGATCCACGACTACCTGAGGTTGCTCTGGGCGAGAATTGGCGTCCCGCACTGCCACCAGTGTGGTGAGGTGATCTCCAAACAGACTCCGCAGGCCATCGTCGATCAACTACTGCAGCTTCCCGAGGGGACCCGCTTTCAGCTGCTCTCGCCGATCATTCAGCAGAAAAAGGGTGAGTTTCAAGACCTGTTTGCCTCGCTGCAATCCCAGGGTTACGCCCGAGCAGTGGTCGACGGCGAAACCGTAATTCTTGCCGAGGCAAAACCCCTCAAGAAGTCTTTCAAGCACGACATCTCGGTTGTCGTGGATCGACTGGCCATTAAGTCAGATATCGGCTCCCGCCTGACGGACTCTGTGGAGACCGCTCTGAAGCTGGCCGATGGCAGGGTGGTGGTTGACTTTGTCGACCAGGGGACTCAGAGAACCTTCTCCGAACGACTCTCATGCCCAAACGAGCACGAGATTGTCCTCACAGAGATCGAGCCGCGAACTTTCAGCTTCAATGCTCCATTTGGTGCCTGCCCCGACTGCTCGGGGCTTGGAACCAAGATGGCGGTTGATTCCGAACTGGTAATCGGCGACCCGGGTGCCAGTATCAACGAGGGTGTGATTTTGCCCTGGTCAACTCAAGGCAAGGGTCTCTACAGCTACTTCACGCGACTGCTGGATGGGCTCACCAAGGACCTCGATTTTTCTCTCGACACCCCCTGGGAGAAACTGGGCGAAGAGACTCAGGCAGCCATCCTGCACGGCAACGACTTCGAGGTTCAGGTCAAGTGGCGCTCGAAGTACGGGCGCGAAATGCGCTACACCTCTGGGTTTGAAGGTGTGCTTCCATACGTGGAGCGCCGCTATCTTGAGGCTGACTCGGATTGGGCCAGGGGTAAGTGGTCAGAGTTTCTCAGGGAGATACCCTGCCCCGCCTGTGAGGGCGCCCGCCTGAGGGCTGAGGTGCTGGCGGTCAAGGTTCACGGCGCATCAATCCACGATGTCGCTCAGATGAGCCTTGGAAACAGCTACAAATTTTTTGAGCAATTGGAACTGAGTGAACGTGAGGCCACGATTGCAGCCCAGGTTCTGCGAGAAATCAGAGCCAGGCTCGAATTCCTTTTGGCAGTCGGGCTGGACTACCTCTCGCTCGAGCGAGCAGCCGGTTCGCTATCGGGTGGCGAAGCGCAGCGCATTCGCCTTGCAACCCAAATCGGCGCCGGCCTAACCGGCGTCCTCTATGTTCTCGATGAGCCGTCTATCGGCCTGCACCAGCGCGATAACCTCAGGTTGATTGAGACTCTGGTCAGGCTCAAGAACCTAGGAAACACCTTGATTGTGGTGGAGCATGACGAGGACACCATCAAGACTGCGGACTGGTTGGTAGATATCGGCCCAGGTGCCGGGCTCAACGGTGGAGAAGTGGTTCACTCCGGAAGCTATAAGGACATCTTGAAGAACAATAGGTCGATCACCGGGGACTACCTCGCGGGAAGAATCAAAATCGAAACGCCTCAAAAGCGCCGCAAAGTAGATAAAACTCGCAAGATCAAAGTTGTCGGAGCTCGGGAAAATAACCTGCGAAGCGTCGACGTTGAGTTTCCGCTCGGTGTCATGACGGCCGTCACCGGAGTTTCTGGCTCTGGAAAGTCTTCGCTTGTGAATGACGTGCTCTACGAGGTCCTGGCAAACAAGCTAAATGGAGCAAAGGGTGTGGCAGGTAAGCACACCCGTATTGAGGGGCTGGAGCAGTTAGACAAGGTCGTGCACGTTGACCAGGCGCCGATTGGAAGAACTCCAAGATCAAATCCAGCCACCTACACCGGCGTCTTTGACCACGTTAGAAAACTGTTCGCCGAGACTCCCGAGGCAAAAGTTCGCGGCTACCAGCAGGGCAGATTCTCCTTCAATGTCAAGGGCGGCAGGTGCGAAACCTGCGCAGGTGACGGCACAATCCGAATTGAAATGAACTTCCTGCCAGATGTCTACGTGATGTGTGAGGACTGCAAGGGGGCTCGGTACAACCGAGAGACGCTTCAAGTGCGCTACAAGGGCAAGTCAATCGGAGATGTGCTGAACATGCCAATCAGCGAAGCGGCTGAGTTTTTTGCGCCGATAAATTCCATCGCTCGATTCCTGAACACTCTTGTGGACGTGGGTCTTGGCTATGTAACACTTGGGCAAAGTGCCACAACCCTCTCCGGGGGTGAGGCGCAGCGCGTCAAACTGGCTACCGAACTGCAGCGCCGGTCAACCGGAAAGACCATCTACGTCCTGGACGAACCAACCACGGGATTGCACTTCGAAGATGTTCGTAAGCTCCTGCTGGTCCTTTCAGGGCTGGTAGACAAGGGCAACACGGTAATTGTCATCGAGCACAACCTCGATGTGATTCGATGCGCCGACTGGGTTATCGACATGGGACCCGAGGGCGGCTCGGGAGGCGGTCTGGTGATTGCCGAGGGCACCCCGGAGCAAATTGCCAAGGTGCCGCAGTCCCACACCGGCAAATTCTTGGCGGAACTTCTGGGCTGA
- the rpsA gene encoding 30S ribosomal protein S1 translates to MATKKTATKQIAVNDIGSAEDFLKAVEATLKFFNDGDLISGTIVKIDRDEVLVDVGYKTEGVIPVRELSIRQDADPNDIVKVGDAIEALVLQKEDKEGRLILSKKRAQYERAWGDVEKIKEADGVVKGTVIEVVKGGVIVDIGLRGFLPASLIELRRVRDLGPYLGTEVEAKILELDKNRNNVVLSRRALLEQSQTANRTTFLNDLVKGQVRTGVVSSIVNFGAFIDLGGVDGLVHVSELSWKHIEHASEVVEVGQEVTVEVLEVDNDRERVSLSLKATQEDPWQLFARTHAIGQYIPGKVTKIVPFGAFVRVADGIEGLVHISELSSKHVEHADQVVAVNQDVFVKLIDIDLERRRISLSLKQALDEVDPEGNDFNPVLYGMSADYDENGNYRYPEGFDPATNEWKAGFEEARAKWEAEYAEAHVRWETHKSQVKATREQLATLPDNAPAQEPTASAGAASSEGTLASDESLAALRDKLAGDK, encoded by the coding sequence ATGGCAACTAAGAAGACCGCAACAAAGCAAATCGCAGTAAACGACATTGGCTCAGCAGAAGACTTCCTAAAAGCGGTCGAAGCAACTCTAAAGTTTTTCAACGACGGAGACCTGATCTCCGGAACCATCGTGAAGATTGACCGCGATGAGGTTCTAGTAGACGTTGGCTACAAAACCGAAGGTGTTATCCCGGTTCGCGAACTTTCCATCCGTCAGGATGCAGATCCAAACGACATCGTCAAGGTTGGCGATGCAATCGAGGCCCTTGTTCTTCAGAAGGAAGACAAAGAAGGCCGCCTAATCCTTTCCAAGAAGCGTGCCCAGTACGAGCGCGCCTGGGGCGACGTTGAGAAGATCAAGGAAGCCGATGGCGTGGTCAAGGGAACCGTTATTGAGGTTGTCAAGGGCGGTGTCATCGTGGACATCGGTCTGCGTGGCTTCCTACCTGCCTCACTAATCGAGCTCCGCCGCGTTCGCGACCTGGGCCCATACCTGGGCACCGAAGTTGAGGCTAAGATCCTTGAGCTCGACAAGAACCGCAACAACGTTGTTCTCTCTCGCCGCGCTCTTCTAGAGCAGAGCCAGACCGCAAACCGCACCACCTTCTTGAACGACTTGGTCAAGGGACAGGTTCGCACCGGTGTGGTTTCCTCCATCGTGAACTTCGGTGCCTTCATTGACCTCGGTGGCGTTGACGGCCTAGTCCACGTTTCAGAGTTGAGCTGGAAGCACATCGAGCACGCCAGCGAGGTTGTCGAGGTTGGCCAAGAGGTAACCGTTGAGGTTCTCGAGGTAGACAACGACCGTGAGCGCGTCTCACTGTCCCTCAAGGCAACTCAGGAAGACCCATGGCAGCTGTTCGCTCGCACCCACGCGATCGGCCAGTACATCCCAGGCAAGGTCACCAAGATCGTTCCATTCGGTGCATTCGTTCGCGTAGCGGACGGCATCGAGGGCTTGGTCCACATCTCCGAGCTCTCCTCGAAGCACGTGGAGCACGCTGACCAGGTTGTAGCGGTGAACCAGGACGTCTTCGTCAAGCTCATCGACATCGACCTCGAGCGTCGTCGCATTTCGCTCTCGCTAAAGCAGGCCTTGGACGAGGTTGACCCAGAAGGCAACGATTTCAACCCAGTCCTCTACGGCATGAGCGCCGACTACGACGAGAACGGCAACTACCGCTACCCAGAGGGCTTCGACCCAGCCACCAACGAGTGGAAGGCAGGCTTCGAGGAAGCCCGCGCCAAGTGGGAGGCTGAGTACGCCGAGGCTCACGTTCGCTGGGAGACCCACAAGTCCCAGGTCAAAGCAACTCGCGAGCAGTTGGCAACCTTGCCGGACAACGCTCCAGCCCAGGAGCCAACTGCTTCTGCTGGTGCAGCTTCAAGCGAGGGAACCTTGGCTTCGGACGAGTCGCTTGCCGCTCTTCGCGACAAGCTAGCTGGCGACAAGTAA
- the polA gene encoding DNA polymerase I, translated as MSSGEKPTLLLIDGHSLAFRAFYALSPDNFKNSAGQHTNAVHGFISMMLNILELEKPTHLCVAFDVSRESFRTKELPEYKGTRGETPEEFIGQTELLVEALTAMNIVSVSRENYEADDLIASLSVAGEKAGMEVLVVSGDRDTFQLITEKVTILYPVKGVLNLARMDDAAVLEKYGVHARQYPELAALVGETSDNLKGIPGVGPKTAAKWIQEFGSLEAILQNAEQIPGKVGNSLRENAELAVRNRRLNHLLRDLEFDFTLEDLELGPVNEDAVSESFAKLSFRTLLTRVLKLRGTNGSQHKVISAKVMHEESDHTSVIDAPAAATSAVIADLPTEPIPSELADLVSIERLIGSGDCCVHVEIADSKVVGLGAATLSKRLQWNGEGNPDPLLETGGFGTWDYKMLSRNLAGIGISLGPITNDPLLSCYLIDPLSKDLNPDAQIRQHAGIDIVRQDPNELLSQSDPSLDAWIYSVLVAVTCPQLEAEGSLAVYRDIELPASAVLAKMEQLGIAVDRDYLETQFQELDAEVAKVAQEAYAIIGHEVNLASPKQLQTVLFEELGMVGTRSVKTGFSTNAEALATLYEQTEHPFLERLLAHRDATKLRQMAETLIKSIEKDGRIHTSYSQVGTSTGRLSSENPNLQNIPIRSARGQKLRGAFIAGAGFETLLTADYSQIELRIMAHMSQDAGLIEAFNAGEDLHNFVGSRLYDVAPDQVTPDMRAKVKAMSYGLAYGLSDFGLARQLRIDKREAKQLMEDYFSRFGGIKTYLDQVVQRAKTLGYTTTIYGRRRPFPDLNSKIFQLRENARRAALNAPMQGTAADIMKIAMVNVAKAMDQAGLRSQLLLQVHDELVFAVYPGELETLKQLAVTQLGQVVKLSVPLDVHIGVGANWELAGH; from the coding sequence ATGAGCTCTGGTGAAAAGCCTACCCTTCTGCTAATTGACGGGCACTCCCTGGCATTTCGTGCCTTCTACGCACTGAGCCCAGACAACTTCAAAAACTCGGCCGGGCAACACACCAATGCCGTCCACGGTTTTATCTCCATGATGCTCAACATATTGGAGCTCGAGAAACCCACTCACCTCTGCGTCGCGTTTGATGTCTCCAGGGAAAGCTTCAGAACTAAGGAGCTCCCGGAATACAAAGGAACTCGGGGAGAGACTCCGGAGGAGTTCATCGGCCAGACCGAGCTCTTGGTTGAGGCACTAACTGCCATGAACATCGTCAGTGTCTCAAGAGAGAACTACGAGGCCGATGATCTGATCGCCTCCCTCTCTGTTGCCGGGGAAAAGGCAGGTATGGAAGTTTTGGTAGTCTCCGGAGATCGGGACACCTTTCAGTTAATCACTGAGAAAGTCACGATTCTTTACCCGGTCAAGGGAGTGCTAAACCTGGCGCGTATGGACGACGCCGCGGTCCTTGAGAAGTACGGAGTTCACGCCAGGCAATACCCCGAACTTGCCGCCCTTGTGGGGGAGACCTCCGACAACCTAAAAGGTATTCCAGGGGTTGGTCCTAAAACCGCAGCCAAATGGATCCAAGAATTTGGATCACTTGAGGCGATTTTGCAAAATGCCGAGCAGATTCCAGGCAAGGTTGGGAATTCGCTCCGCGAAAATGCTGAACTCGCTGTTCGCAACCGACGGCTCAACCACCTGCTCAGGGATCTTGAATTTGATTTCACGCTCGAGGATTTGGAGCTAGGTCCTGTCAATGAGGACGCGGTTAGTGAAAGCTTCGCCAAGCTAAGTTTCCGGACGCTGCTCACCAGAGTGCTCAAGCTCAGGGGCACCAATGGATCGCAGCACAAAGTTATTTCCGCCAAGGTCATGCACGAGGAATCTGACCACACTTCTGTAATTGATGCCCCCGCTGCCGCAACCAGCGCTGTTATCGCAGACCTACCGACGGAGCCGATTCCATCTGAGCTGGCCGACTTGGTAAGCATCGAGCGACTCATCGGCTCAGGCGATTGCTGTGTTCACGTTGAAATCGCGGATTCAAAAGTTGTCGGCCTCGGGGCTGCAACGCTCTCCAAGCGTCTGCAGTGGAATGGGGAGGGGAACCCTGATCCACTTCTTGAGACCGGCGGATTTGGAACTTGGGACTACAAAATGCTCTCGAGAAACCTTGCTGGGATTGGAATTTCTTTGGGTCCAATCACAAATGACCCGCTGCTTAGCTGCTACCTGATAGATCCCCTTTCCAAAGACCTAAACCCAGACGCTCAAATTCGACAGCACGCCGGCATAGACATCGTGCGTCAGGATCCGAACGAACTGCTTTCCCAGAGCGATCCCTCCCTAGACGCCTGGATTTACTCCGTGCTGGTTGCTGTCACCTGCCCTCAGCTCGAGGCTGAGGGATCTCTGGCGGTTTACCGAGATATCGAACTTCCCGCCTCGGCAGTTCTGGCGAAAATGGAGCAGCTGGGCATTGCGGTTGACAGGGATTACCTGGAAACCCAGTTTCAAGAGCTGGACGCAGAGGTGGCGAAGGTGGCTCAGGAGGCCTACGCCATCATTGGCCACGAGGTGAATCTGGCCAGCCCCAAGCAGTTGCAGACGGTTTTATTTGAAGAACTGGGAATGGTTGGTACCAGAAGCGTAAAAACGGGTTTTTCCACCAATGCCGAGGCGCTGGCCACTCTTTATGAGCAGACCGAGCATCCGTTTTTAGAGCGACTGCTGGCGCACCGTGACGCGACTAAGTTGCGCCAGATGGCGGAGACTCTGATCAAATCAATTGAGAAAGATGGTCGAATCCACACCAGCTACTCTCAGGTAGGCACCTCCACGGGCCGACTCAGCAGTGAAAACCCGAACCTGCAAAACATCCCCATCCGCTCAGCAAGAGGTCAAAAACTTCGCGGTGCGTTCATTGCAGGAGCAGGCTTCGAGACCCTGCTTACGGCGGACTACTCACAAATCGAACTGCGCATCATGGCACACATGTCTCAGGATGCTGGATTGATTGAGGCTTTCAACGCGGGGGAGGACCTGCATAACTTTGTAGGGTCAAGGCTTTACGACGTCGCTCCCGATCAGGTAACACCGGATATGAGGGCCAAAGTCAAGGCCATGAGCTATGGTCTCGCTTACGGGCTCAGCGACTTTGGCTTAGCCCGTCAACTGCGCATCGATAAACGTGAGGCCAAGCAGCTCATGGAAGACTACTTCTCGCGCTTTGGTGGCATCAAAACCTATCTAGACCAGGTGGTCCAGCGAGCCAAGACCCTCGGCTACACCACAACTATTTACGGCCGTCGCAGACCATTTCCGGACCTAAACTCCAAGATTTTCCAGCTCCGGGAAAACGCCAGGCGAGCGGCCCTAAACGCGCCGATGCAAGGCACCGCTGCTGACATCATGAAAATCGCCATGGTGAACGTTGCCAAGGCGATGGATCAGGCAGGACTTAGGTCCCAGCTGCTCCTGCAGGTACACGACGAACTCGTGTTTGCGGTCTACCCCGGGGAGCTTGAAACCCTAAAGCAGTTGGCAGTGACGCAGCTTGGCCAGGTTGTGAAGCTATCGGTTCCCCTTGATGTCCACATTGGAGTCGGGGCCAACTGGGAGCTAGCAGGCCACTAG